From Acidobacteriota bacterium:
GGTCAAGTCCCTCCACGTTGGGCGACCGTCCCGTGGCCACCAGGATTTCCTCGGCCTCAACGGTCTGCTCGGTCCCATCCTTGGCCCGGAGCACGAGCCCCTTGCCCGATGGCGTGCGAACGGCCCGGACGGCCCGCCGGTCCCCCAGGAAGCGGGCGCCTTCGCCCACGAGGAGTTTCAGGAGGTATTCCCCCGCCTCGGGCTCCTCCCGGGGGAGGGGCCGGGGGTTGGACTCCACCAGCGTCACGGCGACCCCCATGCGCTGGTACATCTGGGCGAACTCCATGCCGATGGGGCCGCCACCCAGAATCAGGAGGGACTTGGGCAGGCTCGAAAGCTGCAACGCCCGCCGGCTGTCCAGGTAACCCACGTCGGGGAGCCCCTCGATGGGGGGAGGAACGCCGTGGGCCCCCGTGGCCAGAACCACGTGGCGGGTTTCCAGAATCTTCCCATCCACCTCCACGCGGTCCGGCGCGAGGAGGCGAGGGCTACCGATGCGCACCTCCACGCCCGCCTGGCGGAGCACCTCTTCCGTGTCCTGCCGGGCCAGCGTGGCCTGGACCCTCGCCACGAAGGCCCGGGCCGCCCCGAAATCGAATTCCTGGGATCCGTCGCCCACCCCCAGGCCAACGCCCTCACGGGCGTCCCGCAGCCGGCGGGCCACGTGAAGGTAGGCCTTGCTGGGGACGCAACCCCAGGCGATGCAGTCGCCCCCCAGGGCCTCTTTCTCCACGAGGGCCACGCGGGCGCCCAGTCGGCCCAAACCCCGGGCCGCCGCCAGTCCCGCGGCGCCGCCGCCGATGATCACCGCATCGTACCGAGCCATCTCCCTCCCTGCTCCCCGGCCATTTTACCGCGCCCGCCTCAGGTGCGGACGAAGTGGG
This genomic window contains:
- a CDS encoding NAD(P)/FAD-dependent oxidoreductase, producing the protein MARYDAVIIGGGAAGLAAARGLGRLGARVALVEKEALGGDCIAWGCVPSKAYLHVARRLRDAREGVGLGVGDGSQEFDFGAARAFVARVQATLARQDTEEVLRQAGVEVRIGSPRLLAPDRVEVDGKILETRHVVLATGAHGVPPPIEGLPDVGYLDSRRALQLSSLPKSLLILGGGPIGMEFAQMYQRMGVAVTLVESNPRPLPREEPEAGEYLLKLLVGEGARFLGDRRAVRAVRTPSGKGLVLRAKDGTEQTVEAEEILVATGRSPNVEGLDLDRVGVAHDGSGIRVDRAMRTTARGIWAIGDCNGLYQFAHMAEHEAGVCVQNIVRSRLLPFLLEHMHFRAVAWVTFTDPEVAHCGLTEAEAKERGIRHHVLTYDFDQLDRAVIEGRPGGLAKVLTDRRGRLLGAHMVGAHAGELLQELVLGVRKGMRVSDISQTVHPYPTFVQMARRAANVYYVRTVFENPRRVAFLRWLGGFGRGFAPET